One region of Cryptosporidium parvum Iowa II chromosome 4, whole genome shotgun sequence genomic DNA includes:
- a CDS encoding PWP1 family protein with WD40 repeats (transcripts identified by EST), which yields MDCNAVSSLSWVPRGYAKEVPIKNAHYAMNDEDVEQYFVSHNIEHEINNQTKTIIDTNLNTSGRDDKNSKDFSFYGENFFHTVERGLSKFGKDPNMKQDQFIDSDDEALQIKAGDSLLATTTIEDDVATLQVYLYSIEDGSFYVHHDVIIGDYPLCSEWISLGSHNKNNIVAVGSFNGEVNLWNLDFIDSIDPILTLHSDLGHSDAVMSLAAHNGNSKLLASGSADETIKLWDLNEGSCIITYSNSTNKVQCLEWHHSENNILIAADYNRSLQFIDIRTVGRQALLNYNKEHGDPESIVLPSAGIYDNGNTVIISTENGLISGYDIRMLSENCAKSKFSVVANHNSKPITSICCTSISNMLVSCDLDGISKVWDLSHMKECVIEKPLKGGKLFTCKSCPDEKAIVAFGGESTILWNISQEDVVSKKFDL from the coding sequence atggATTGTAATGCAGTAAGCTCACTTTCGTGGGTTCCAAGAGGATACGCGAAGGAAGTCCCTATTAAAAATGCTCATTATGCTATGAATGACGAAGATGTTGAACAATATTTTGTCAGCCACAATATCGAgcatgaaataaataatcaaacaAAGACTATTATTGACACAAACTTGAATACATCTGGTAGAGATGACAAAAATAGTAAggatttttctttttatggTGAAAACTTTTTTCATACAGTTGAGAGAGGCTTATCTAAATTTGGCAAAGACCCAAATATGAAACAGGATCAATTTATTGATTCTGATGACGAAGCATTACAAATAAAAGCAGGTGATTCACTGTTGGCAACAACTAcaattgaagatgatgTTGCTACCTTGCAGgtatatttatattcaattgaAGATGGAAGTTTTTACGTGCATCATGATGTCATTATTGGAGATTATCCCCTTTGTTCAGAGTGGATTTCTCTAGGGTCTCAcaataaaaacaatattgTTGCAGTTGGATCATTTAATGGCGAGGTAAATCTTTGGAACTTAGATTTCATCGATTCAATTGATCCTATATTGACATTACACAGTGATTTAGGACATTCTGATGCAGTAATGAGTTTGGCAGCACACAATGGaaattcaaagttattaGCATCAGGCTCTGCTGATGAAACAATTAAGCTTTGGGATTTAAATGAAGGCTCCTGCATTATCACTTATTCCAATTCTACAAACAAAGTTCAATGTCTAGAGTGGCATCATTCTGAAAACAACATATTAATCGCTGCTGATTATAACAGGTCTCTACAATTTATAGATATTAGAACAGTTGGCCGTCAAGCTTTACTAAATTACAACAAAGAGCACGGTGATCCAGAATCTATTGTATTACCCAGTGCGGGCATTTATGATAACGGAAATACTGTCATAATTTCTACAGAAAATGGGCTAATTTCAGGGTATGATATCAGAATGCTTTCTGAAAACTGTGCTAAAAGTAAATTTTCAGTTGTAGCAAACCACAATTCAAAGCCGATCACATCTATTTGTTGTACATCTATTTCCAATATGTTGGTTAGCTGTGATTTAGATGGTATTTCTAAGGTATGGGATTTGTCTCATATGAAGGAATGCGTCATTGAAAAGCCTCTCAAAGGAGGAAAGCTATTTACTTGCAAAAGCTGTCCGGATGAGAAGGCGATAGTAGCTTTTGGAGGTGAGTCAACAATCCTTTGGAATATTTCTCAAGAAGATGTTGTATCAAagaaatttgatttatgA
- a CDS encoding P-type ATpase involved in cation transport, giving the protein MIGSDDSFEPNIQNQTVQSSMATKSSNTFHSIFNKDEKLLEMSSQSSLKDVNSYSPNIATYNCIGNNSSPSSRIVSPISSASFFVDMTPNGRHLLHAEVADEEPNPETCSPNPQKFLQNRLNLLASRNLLNHYVNSNENNYFGKQLSSDVISSIPDLQYNETAVQDMVINKLSMSTQMLPDTIEEARKRDPEFVSKALEQTLEYSEAQKPIHYWSQIELDMLINELSANIIDGIDEGKAIELMEKKYGPNKLQKEKHEPIWRIFLSQFTSLVVSLLLVAGIVSLAFQEWVEGIGILFIVLINASLATYMENNASNALAKLADLSSPKCTVIRSGIINIIPAYNLIPGDIVLLRTGDSVPADVRLIEATEIKCNEALLTGESEDVSKHLVSPDPNNPFPTNICFASTAITNGTGKAIVVLTGMNTQIGRIAQQLKLASGGSNSGTPLQIGLNRLGGFIGFMSLIVLVIIVIVALLTNYKDPSHPNSNPVFGIILVAVGFAVSSIPEGLPMVVTICLSIGCSEMCRRKANIRKLPAVETLGCCSVICSDKTGTLTEGKMTAVKLATFSRNNTKTLNISPTGNEQSPSFVEYQESNSCVFSFYPTRGSDPNGGIFLSSSLTQNIKEEIMNLIHFNKNKTIEMTENHILESNFEMPPDDKIPYKFINYNSICKDFGDPLNSHLPQTKYVRSALLAGYLNSYGTALVYDNESNSWKTRGNMSEGAIVVAAAKASYGIKNKIFDSRKQDIESKQSSTKKSGHLIRSKLNDQNFKTINNGNNPATEVATSGSSPTQCALDSNSTDSNKLKNYIIDGVNTENKTNLVIEDEIEYLRVPSVEVPFTSSRKMMMTVHSLSTPNKFGDIFFSNTDSKSNKQTNLQNKVSNSNSQRYSKTVDNLDSGVYTHVAILKGAPDRIVKHIGFMLNTDWKNEEPMVHIDYSEKINPKEIFEIENTNKVLSGEALRVLGIAILPLTSEDFFDLVTEECSDKRLQYVLDKNELTLLGLIGFLDPPRPGVEKAITKCCEAGVRVIMITGDQQPTACAIARSIGLLADEYEYKNSYEGSADLHNATSGSIICNQLHENGDASRPHLSNELFDKIVSSVSVFCRAQPEDKIAIVRSLQRQGEVVAMTGDGVNDAPALKAADIGVAMGISGTEVAKGASEMVLLDDNFVTIVNAIEEGRKIYSNVQKFVAFLLGTNIGEIIYLSIAIAAQLPIPIAALQILFLNLMSDGGPAVALSVDPPDPNMMKVPPRPKKSPIMTRDWWIFGNIPHAIFEAICVLSVLIISMYTSLGVFQRNAIESLCLHDSNNRYFCQTNEWRLNLIDLEKTGWVTNIDFYNPLTNSMEQILGVTKGKLNSTLSPSEIPYVKGLYEKAERLGISCVAGKHGWCIPQQKITNDEYIDLVAFGTIRGRTASFIAAVFCEMLRAYTVRTWDWFTKPLFNNPWLHFACSLSASSTLIVTFTPGLQQIFGTHTIYWWLYILAIGAGFLNMAFDELVPKPLYRRIVERRRIRAKLLAERDVNWITRSEQFENT; this is encoded by the coding sequence atgataGGAAGCGATGATTCTTTTGAACCAAATATACAAAATCAAACTGTTCAATCTTCTATGGCTACAAAGTCTTCAAATACGTTTCATTCCATCTTCAATAAGGACGAAAAATTGCTTGAAATGAGTTCTCAGTCCTCTTTAAAGGATGTGAACTCATACTCACCAAATATTGCTACATATAATTGTATAGGAAATAATTCATCCCCTTCTTCAAGAATTGTATCGCCAATTTCAAGTGCAAGTTTTTTTGTTGATATGACGCCCAATGGAAGGCATTTACTGCACGCAGAAGTAGCTGATGAAGAACCAAATCCAGAAACTTGCTCGCCTAATCCTCAAAAATTCCTTCAAAATAGGTTAAATTTATTAGCTAGTCGCAACTTGCTAAACCATTATGTTAATTCAAACGAAAACAATTACTTCGGAAAACAATTAAGCTCTGATGTTATTTCGAGTATACCTGATTTGCAGTATAATGAAACGGCTGTTCAAGATATGGTTATTAATAAGCTAAGCATGTCAACTCAAATGTTACCAGATACAATTGAAGAGGCAAGAAAAAGGGATCCAGAATTTGTCTCAAAAGCATTGGAACAAACTTTAGAATATAGTGAAGCGCAGAAACCAATACACTATTGGAGTCAAATTGAATTAGATATGCTAATTAACGAGCTATCTGCAAATATCATTGATGGGATTGATGAAGGTAAGGCAATAGAGCTcatggaaaaaaaatatggcCCAAATAAACTTCAGAAAGAAAAACATGAACCAATTTGGAGAATTTTCCTTAGCCAATTCACATCGCTTGTTGTTTCATTGCTATTAGTCGCAGGGATAGTTTCACTAGCGTTTCAAGAATGGGTTGAAGGAATTGGGATTTTATTTATCGTTTTGATTAACGCAAGCCTTGCAACATATATGGAAAATAATGCATCTAATGCACTTGCGAAACTAGCGGACTTATCCTCTCCAAAATGCACAGTAATAAGGTCtggaataataaatataataccTGCATATAATTTAATCCCAGGCGATATTGTGCTGTTGAGAACTGGCGATAGCGTCCCCGCAGATGTTAGGTTAATTGAAGCTACTGAAATTAAGTGTAATGAAGCTTTGCTTACTGGTGAATCGGAAGATGTATCAAAGCACTTGGTCAGCCCTGATCCAAATAATCCTTTCCCAACAAATATTTGCTTTGCATCAACTGCAATTACAAATGGAACAGGCAAAGCAATTGTTGTACTTACCGGGATGAACACACAAATAGGGAGGATTGCGCAACAACTGAAACTTGCAAGCGGTGGTTCAAATAGTGGCACTCCGTTACAAATCGGATTAAATAGGCTTGGGGGATTTATAGGATTTATGTCATTAATCGTATtggtaataatagtaattgtGGCTTTGCTCACAAACTATAAAGATCCATCTCATCCGAACAGTAACCCTGTATTCGGTATCATTCTTGTTGCTGTTGGGTTTGCTGTGTCATCTATACCAGAAGGTTTACCTATGGTAGTAACAATATGTCTTTCAATTGGGTGCTCTGAAATGTGTAGAAGGAAAGCTAATATTAGAAAGCTACCAGCAGTTGAGACTTTAGGATGCTGCTCAGTTATTTGTAGTGATAAAACTGGCACGTTAACAGAAGGAAAAATGACAGCAGTTAAATTAGCTACTTTCTCTAGAAATAATACCAAGACATTAAATATATCTCCCACAGGTAATGAACAATCACCTTCTTTTGTGGAATACCAAGAAAGTAACTCTTGTGTTTTCTCATTTTACCCTACAAGAGGTAGCGACCCAAATGGAGGAATTTTTTTATCGTCTTCTCTCacacaaaatattaaagaagaaataatgaaCCTAATacattttaataaaaacaaaacaaTAGAGATGACAGAAAATCATATTCTTGAaagtaattttgaaatGCCTCCAGATGACAAAATCCCatataaattcattaattacaaTTCAATTTGTAAAGACTTTGGGGACCCTTTAAATAGCCATCTTCCCCAAACTAAATATGTTAGGAGTGCGCTTTTAGCAGGATACTTAAACAGCTACGGAACTGCCTTAGTGTATGATAATGAAAGCAATTCATGGAAAACTAGAGGAAATATGAGCGAAGGAGCGATAGTTGTAGCTGCAGCCAAAGCATCTTAtggaataaaaaataaaatttttgaCTCAAGGAAACAAGATATTGAATCAAAACAAAGTAGTACAAAGAAAAGTGGTCATTTAATTCGTtctaaattaaatgatCAGAACTTTAAAACCATTAATAATGGGAACAATCCTGCTACTGAAGTTGCTACTTCTGGTAGCTCTCCTACTCAATGCGCACTCGATTCGAACTCCACTGATAGCAATAAactaaaaaattatataattgaTGGAGTAAACACAGAAAATAAGACAAATTTGGttattgaagatgaaattgaGTATTTAAGGGTCCCTTCTGTAGAAGTACCTTTTACTTCTTCCAGaaaaatgatgatgacTGTACATTCTCTGTCCACACCAAACAAATTTGgagatatatttttttcaaatactgattcaaaatcaaataaacaaactaatcttcaaaataaagtttcaaattctaattCTCAGAGGTATTCAAAGACAGTAGATAACCTTGATTCTGGCGTTTACACTCATGTTGCAATATTAAAAGGTGCCCCTGACAGAATTGTTAAACATATAGGTTTTATGCTTAATACAGATTGGAAAAATGAAGAACCAATGGTTCATATAGATTATTcggaaaaaataaatccaaaagaaatctttgaaatagaaaacACGAATAAAGTTTTGAGTGGGGAAGCCTTGAGAGTTCTCGGAATTGCAATTCTCCCATTAACTAGTGAAGACTTTTTTGATTTAGTCACAGAAGAATGCAGCGATAAAAGGTTACAATATGTTTTAGACAAAAATGAACTTACTCTTTTGGGGCTGATAGGATTTCTTGATCCTCCCAGGCCTGGAGTTGAGAAGGCAATCACCAAGTGCTGTGAAGCAGGTGTAAGAGTAATTATGATTACAGGAGATCAACAACCAACAGCATGTGCAATTGCAAGGTCAATTGGATTACTTGCAGATGAGtatgaatataaaaatagtTACGAAGGCAGTGCAGACTTACATAATGCAACATCTGGGTCTATTATTTGTAACCAATTGCATGAGAACGGCGATGCTTCTAGACCGCATTTATCAAATGAGTTATTTGATAAGATTGTTTCATCTGTAAGCGTATTTTGTAGAGCTCAACCAGAAGATAAAATAGCGATTGTTCGTTCGCTTCAAAGGCAGGGGGAGGTTGTTGCAATGACAGGGGATGGCGTAAATGATGCGCCTGCATTAAAAGCTGCTGATATTGGAGTTGCAATGGGGATAAGTGGTACTGAGGTTGCAAAGGGTGCTTCTGAAATGGTTTTGCTTGATGATAACTTTGTGACTATAGTAAATGCAATTGAGGAGGGGaggaaaatatattcaaatgtACAGAAATTTGTCGCATTTTTACTTGGAACGAATATTGgagaaataatttatttatcaattgCAATTGCAGCACAACTTCCTATTCCAATAGCTGCACTTCAAATACTGTTTTTAAACTTAATGTCAGATGGTGGGCCTGCAGTAGCTCTCAGCGTTGATCCCCCAGATCCAAATATGATGAAAGTTCCTCCCAGACCAAAAAAAAGCCCAATTATGACAAGAGACTGGTGgatatttggaaatattcCTCATGCCATCTTCGAGGCTATTTGCGTCCTTTCTGTACTGATAATTTCAATGTATACATCTTTAGGAGTTTTTCAAAGGAATGCGATTGAATCACTTTGTCTCCatgattcaaataatagatACTTTTGCCAAACTAATGAATGGagattaaatttaattgacTTAGAAAAAACCGGATGGGtaacaaatattgatttttatAACCCTTTAACAAACAGCATGGAACAAATCTTGGGTGTTACTAAAGGAAAGTTAAATTCAACACTTTCACCTTCTGAAATTCCATATGTTAAAGGTTTATACGAAAAAGCGGAGAGATTGGGAATTTCTTGCGTAGCTGGGAAACATGGTTGGTGTATTCCTCAACAAAAGATCACAAATGACGAGTATATTGATTTGGTTGCTTTCGGTACAATAAGAGGCAGGACTGCCTCTTTTATTGCTGCTGTATTCTGTGAAATGCTACGAGCGTACACTGTTAGAACTTGGGATTGGTTTACAAAACCTCTATTTAACAATCCATGGCTTCATTTTGCTTGTAGCTTAAGCGCTAGTAGCACACTGATTGTAACATTCACGCCTGGCTTACAACAAATTTTTGGAACTCATACAATATATTGGTGGCTTTACATTCTAGCTATTGGTGCGGGATTTCTGAATATGGCATTTGATGAATTAGTGCCTAAGCCTCTATACCGAAGAATTGTcgaaagaagaagaataagGGCAAAGTTACTAGCTGAGAGAGATGTAAATTGGATTACTAGATCTGaacaatttgaaaatacttag
- a CDS encoding coiled-coil protein — protein sequence MYKSAHEEFFDFILKSHVSDPKLNLSHETKSNESLEKKKLSGTPTRNIKSELDENVHTSNKSRKKNRKLNIEDNSMLLTEHPKTTNELLKELAQTVKEGQSLQKDVEVLKKVVFNQNSRSNQFCFVPNGLEIVGFNSTELDQPKDNLISNSYLEEKNLGFSGQLEYYVNNIESIDYGQKSGIQPISVPILRMNTIDTRKNVLNTHSVAQHFKFNLMRILKRIKQTEEVQVYIRSLYQQLKSEMICHIEEEKAIVAKLIDELKSIHNVNFKYKSSLREKDTLIVKLNGSIDTLNVENKDLSEKYDTIFKEKRLFEKEMSTRLHNLEKENNDLKSFVEKIKDEHEQTKSELKKAKEQSSEFDKFMSQLKSMGIIEKIDGSKYLVNNENRTLNDELKFLKDLLKDKRDREELLHKNISQLSDENSKLNTNYKENKTCLDKKIRENCILQSILENYKERIGELEEKNCSLQSEINNWKIKIELGIEEEKKTKIKILELESELQSCKHELNAKSLEFNNSLSRLGQAYVELNETKQSLKDSKYELENFREKIKSMNRENKELNDALSSQFHLNRKKEIEIESLKKDYEKITNNLENEKLSNNNLRNKITELEINCSKIENERFEIHKELNNRCIIEIEKKESLEKVSKEYSELKKELVQKDVQINKLKDELKETVSRFESESLNKINLLENQLNEKYKRDIHAIEESKRNICIENENLLEEMIHQKKMIQELIYEKISLNSEVNSLKEAAEVNKKQFENSIQILSKELSALQELGSSKIIDYHEESNVRSFIKHILKQNSEVDLRDAENCINQVELHQIQSTTAPPSNYSVLKTENDYFSLDQNIFNDKFLNTPIMECSDFFQVEASLSAQCEMAYIDIISQTERFKDLSNKLKSLEEILIRNGEKSISEIVLTLFCDLENMGISSKELLKIVNSENKSKIEIDNELSNKITEISRAWVLEAEASKQILDNAHKIRNAAAKERMMWIEKKFK from the coding sequence ATGTACAAATCTGCGcatgaagaattttttgattttatattaaaatcgCATGTAAGCGATCCAAAGCTAAATCTGAGCCATGAAACTAAATCCAATGAGTcacttgaaaaaaaaaagttgtCTGGAACACCTACTCGAAACATAAAATCAGAATTGGATGAGAATGTACATACGTCTAacaaatcaagaaaaaaaaatcgaaaattaaatattgaagataattCGATGCTTTTGACTGAACATCCAAAAACGACTAATGAGCTACTTAAGGAGTTAGCTCAGACAGTTAAGGAAGGACAGTCTTTACAAAAAGATGTAGAAGTATTGAAAAAAGTTGTGtttaatcaaaattcaAGATCTAACCAATTCTGTTTTGTCCCAAATGGCCTTGAAATTGTGGGATTTAATTCAACTGAACTTGATCAGCCAAAGGACAACTTAATTTCGAATAGCTAtttggaagaaaaaaatttaggCTTTTCTGGACAACTGGAATATTATGTCAACAATATTGAGTCTATTGATTACGGTCAAAAAAGTGGAATTCAACCTATATCCGTACCAATTCTACGTATGAATACTATTGATACCCGAAAAAATGTGCTCAATACTCATTCAGTTGCACAacattttaaatttaatttaatgaggattttgaaaagaatcAAACAGACAGAAGAAGTTCAAGTATATATTAGAAGTTTATATCAACAACTTAAATCAGAAATGATTTGCCATATTGAAGAAGAGAAGGCTATTGTAGCTAAATTGATAGATGAACTAAAATCAATACACAATGTAAATTTTAAGTACAAAAGTAGTTTAAGGGAGAAAGACACACTAATAGTTAAACTAAATGGTTCAATTGACACATTaaatgttgaaaataaagatttgagtgaaaaatatgatactatttttaaagaaaagagaTTATTCGAAAAAGAAATGAGTACTCGTTTAcataatttagaaaaagagAACAATGATCTTAAGTCCTTCGTAGAAAAAATCAAGGATGAACACGAACAAACAAAATCTGAACTAAAGAAAGCAAAAGAACAGTCGAGTGAATTTGACAAGTTTATGTCTCAGCTTAAGAGTATGGGGATAATTGAGAAGATTGACGGTTCAAAGTACCTAGTTAACAATGAAAACAGGACACTAAACGAtgaattgaaatttttaaaagatcTGCTAAAGGATAAAAGAGATAGAGAAGAGTTGCTACATAAGAATATTTCACAGTTATCTGATGAGAACAGtaaattaaatacaaattataaagaaaataaaacatGTTTAGATAAAAAAATTCGAGAAAATTGTATTTTACAGTCAATACTAGAAAACtataaagaaagaattggagagcttgaagaaaaaaattgttcATTGCAATctgaaataaataactgGAAAATTAAGATTGAACTTGGgattgaagaagaaaaaaagacaaagattaaaattttagaaTTAGAATCGGAATTGCAGTCTTGTAAGCATGAATTGAATGCAAAGTCATtggaatttaataattctttaagtAGACTCGGACAAGCATATGTCGAACTGAATGAAACAAAGCAATCACTTAAAGATTCTAAATATGAATTGGAAAATTTtagagaaaaaataaagtcGATGAATAGAGAAAATAAGGAATTAAATGACGCACTCTCAAGccaatttcatttaaatagaaagaaagaaatcGAAATAGAATCATTAAAAAAGGATTatgaaaaaattacaaataatttagaaaatgaaaagttatctaataataatttaaggAACAAGATAACAGAActtgaaataaattgttcgaaaatagaaaatgaaagatTTGAGATTCATAAAGAACTTAATAATAGATGcattattgaaattgaaaaaaaagaatctTTGGAAAAGGTATCAAAGGAATACAGCGAGTTGAAGAAGGAATTAGTGCAGAAAGATGTGCAAATAAACAAACTCAAGGATGAGTTAAAAGAGACAGTTAGCCGCTTTGAAAGtgaatctttaaataaaattaatttattagaaaaccagctaaatgaaaaatataaacGTGATATTCATGCAATTGAAgaatcaaaaagaaatatttgtattgaaaatgaaaactTGCTTGAAGAAATGATCCAccaaaaaaagatgataCAAGAACTAATTTATGAGAAAATATCGTTAAACAGTGAagttaattcattaaaagaAGCTGCAGAGGTTAATAAAAAGCAATTTGAAAACTCAATCCAAATTCTCTCAAAGGAGCTGTCAGCGCTACAAGAATTGGGAAGCagtaaaattattgattatCATGAAGAGAGCAATGTTAGAAGTTTTATTAAACATATTTTAAAACAGAATTCGGAAGTTGACTTACGAGATGCTGAAAATTGCATTAATCAAGTTGAGTTACACCAAATACAAAGTACAACTGCTCCACCAAGTAATTATAGCGTATTAAAAACAGAGAATGATTATTTTAGTCTTgatcaaaatatatttaatgacAAATTCTTAAATACTCCTATAATGGAATGCAGTGATTTTTTCCAAGTTGAAGCGTCCTTATCTGCTCAATGCGAAATGGCGTATATTGACATAATTTCACAAACTGAAAGATTTAAAGACCTTTCGAATAAACTCAAAAGCCTTGAGGAGATTTTGATTAGAAATGGTGAAAAGAGTATATCAGAAATAGTACTAACTCTTTTTTGTGACCTTGAAAATATGGGTATTTCGTCTAAAGAACTACTTAAGATAGTGAATTCAGAAAACAAGTCCAAGATTGAAATAGACAATGAgctttcaaataaaataacaGAAATAAGCCGAGCCTGGGTTCTTGAAGCAGAAGCTTCTAAACAAATACTTGACAATGCTCATAAAATAAGAAATGCCGCAGcaaaagaaagaatgaTGTGgatagaaaaaaaatttaaatag
- a CDS encoding IMP4 U3 small nucleolar ribonucleoprotein — MLRRNARQRKEYISRKGLERVEKNIFERSVRFKEALDEGRQIPTEYKNVSDKIVANIDLFDTSIDPKSIVDDEYSLSGLYEPKILITTSRSPSSRLLQFVKELNLVIPNSFRINRGGYVLNDFGDLCRSNGATDLVVVHEHRGEPDGLIISHFPYGPTAYFAISDVVLRHDLPIKPSTMSQSIPHLIFQNFNSTLGLRVSNILKHLFPKLKNASQRVISFVNINDNIIFRHFSWDKDITDKSEEIQLNEIGPRFILKLYKIELGTLEMKNLSIEWVHRPFFNKKKTSL, encoded by the coding sequence ATGTTAAGAAGAAACGCACGacaaagaaaagaatacaTTTCTAGGAAAGGTTTGGAAAGAGTTGAAAAGAACATATTCGAAAGGAGTGTTCGTTTTAAGGAGGCTCTGGATGAAGGAAGGCAAATTCCAACAGAATATAAGAATGTTTCCGATAAGATTGTTGCAAATATTGACCTTTTTGATACATCAATCGATCCTAAATCTATTGTTGATGATGAATATTCTTTATCTGGGTTATATGAACCAAAAATACTAATTACGACATCTAGAAGCCCGAGTAGTAGGCTGTTACAATTTGTTAAGGAACTAAATTTGGTAATACCTAATAGTTTTAGAATAAACAGAGGTGGCTATGTTTTAAATGATTTCGGGGACTTGTGCCGATCAAACGGAGCTACAGACTTAGTAGTTGTACATGAACATAGAGGAGAGCCTGATGGCTTAATTATCTCACATTTTCCTTATGGGCCAACTGCATATTTTGCCATAAGCGATGTAGTGTTAAGGCATGATCTCCCAATCAAACCATCAACCATGTCTCAAAGTATTCCCCACttgatttttcaaaattttaattctacTCTTGGGTTAAGAGTGtctaatattttaaaacaTTTATTTCCGAAACTAAAAAACGCATCTCAAAGAGTAATTTCATTTGTAAATAtcaatgataatattattttccgTCATTTTAGTTGGGATAAAGATATTACTGACAAATCAGAAGAGATTCAACTGAACGAGATTGGTCCCAGATTTATTCTTAAGTTATATAAAATAGAACTTGGGACTTTAGAGATGAAAAACTTATCAATAGAATGGGTACACAGAccattttttaataaaaaaaaaacttctTTGTGA